The genomic interval AGAGGCAATGGATCTCTTTGATGCAGCCTTTGTAAATGTAGAACCATTAAATAAAGATAAGTAAAATAAAAAAAACGTATGGAGGAAATAATGTCCAAAAAAATGCTTGGCAATATAATGAGAGAGGCGCAGAAGCTACAGGAAAAGATGGTGAAAATGCAGGAGGAGGCCAGCCAAAAAACTGCAGAGGCCAGTGCCGGAGGCGGCATGGTCACTGCTGTTGCAAGCGGAGCAGGCGCCATAGTGTCAGTCACAATTGACAAAGAGGTGGTTAACCCTGATGATCTTGAGATGCTTCAGGACTTAGTCGTAGCAGCATGTAATGAGGCGTTAAAGAGAGCGCACGAACTGGTTCAGGATGATCTGTCAAAGGTAACGGGAGGACTTCAACTGCCCGGAATGGGGGATATTGCCGGTTTGTTTGGCAAGTAGCATATCAAGCATGTCACACGGAATAATTGAAACGCTGGTTAGCGAGCTTATGCGGCTGCCGACAATAGGCAGAAAAACGGCACAGCGCCTTGCCTTCTACATACTGTCAATGCCGGAGGATGAGGCAAAATCCATCGCGAGGGCAATTTTGGATGTTAAGGAAAAGGCGCGTCTTTGCAATGTTTGTTTTAATATCTCAGAGGAGGAGACCTGTCAGCTTTGTAAAGACAACTCACGTGACAGCGGTAAAATATGTGTGGTAGAAGAGCCCGGTAACGTCTCGGTTATAGAGAAAACCGGCCTTTTTAACGGCCGTTACCACGTGCTCCACGGCAGCCTGTCGCCAATAGACGGCATAACTCCCGAAAAACTTAAACTTGAGGCTCTCTCAGACAGAGTGAAAACGGGCACAGTGTCAGAGGTCATCCTTGCCACAAACCCTAACACCAAAGGGGAAATGACTGCCCAGTACATCGCCAACCTCCTAAGACCATATAAAATAGTAGTAACAAGAATTGCCTACGGCCTTCCCATGGGTGGAGACATAGAGTTTGCTGATGAGGTAACTATGGGAAAATCCTTTCAAGGCCGCAATGTGATTTAAACAATGTCTTTTCCTCAAATCCCTGTGTTATCATAATGTAATGGTCGCCGTGAAGGAGAGACAAAGTGCATCAAAAGTATGACTTAACTCTCAAGAAATTACTAAAAGATATACCGGCTAAGTTTCTTAAAATTCTAACCGGATATGAGACCGGGAAGTTTCTTGACATTCAATTGCCAAACATTCAGTATTGGCTACCGGATTTAATTATTGAGCTGCCTGACTGCAGCATTTTGCATATAGAGATTCAAAGCGCCTCAGATGGCACGATGTTAATGCGGATGTATCTGTATTCGGCTCTTATTTTTAGCCAGTATGGGAGAATGCCGAGACAAATTGTTTTGTACGTAGGTAATAAACCCCACAAAATGAAAAATGAGATAGGTACATATTCATACGAGATAAAGGATATCCGTGACATAAACTGTTCTGAACTGCTACAGAGTGATAAACCTGAGGATACGGTGTTAGCGCTTCTGTGTAACTCAGACAATATGGATGTTACTATAACCAAAATTTTAGAAAAGTTATCCACATTACCGATAAAAACAATGAATGATTACATAGTAAAATTGTTGAACATTGCAGATTTACGGAAATTGGCTGACAAAGTAAAAAAGGAGGTAAAAAATATGCCTATAACTATTGATGTAAGAGAGAGCACGCTTTTTCAGGAAGGGTTGATTGCGGGAAAACAAGAAGGGCTGATTACTGGAAAACAAGAAGGGCTGATTGCAGGAAAGCAGGAAGGGTTATTTGAGGGCAAGCGGCAAGGGTTACTTGAGGGAATTGAGTTAGGACTTGAACTCAAATTTGGCTTGGCCGGACTGGATTTAATGAACATAGTCAGAGCAGTAAATACTCTGGATAAATTAGAGGAATTCAAAAATCTTATTAAAACAGCCAGCTCCGTTGAGGCATTGAAGGAGTTTTTGTCTAAAAGTGTATGAGAAATCTAATAAACATCCGTACAACACCATACGCAAAGGAGGGTATTATGCGAATACTAATAGCAGAAGACGACTTTGCAAGCCGTACAATGTTACAGCGATTTTTGGAGGACTATGGTGATGTGGACGTTACTGTAAATGGTGAAGAGGCTGTGGATGTTTTTAATCTTGCCATAGATGATAACGAACCTTATGAGCTTATATGCCTTGATATTGTAATGCCGGAGATGGATGGGTTAAAAGCATTAAAGGCTATTCGTGATAAGGAAAAGAGCATGGGAATTACATCTGATACAGAGGTTAAAATTGTCATGACCACATCTAAGGATTCTACTAAAGAAGTGATGGATGCATACTACTGGAGCGGCTGCAACGATTATCTCGTAAAACCAATTGATCTGCAAAAACTGGCCGCATTGCTTGAAAAGTACGGCTTTTCTAAAGAGTGAGGAAATATTAATGAATTAATTTTTTTCAATCCTTACGAGTTTCTTAAAAAATAATTAATTGCAAACTTGCCTGATGCTTTGGTAGTAATGGCATCGACAATACCTCCGATAATACCGCCAACTAAAGGGGCTGCTTTAGCGATATTCACAAGACCGCCCCGTCCAAATCTGGTTAGCAAACGAAAGCCCACAGCCTGATTAATTTTTGTGATTGTCACTCTGGATATTCCCCTTACAGCGCTCGCCATTTGTGTATTAGTTATAAGTAAGCCTAAATCTTTCATAATGTTAGCTGAGGCGCTGCCGCACAAACAAAGATATACCAGTGATTTAATTTCATCTGTCCTTATGTCATGGCCCCCCATAGCTGCAACTGCCGCAATCATACGGATTTGCAAGTATAAAATAGAAGCCAAATTTGCCGGTATTGCAACAGGCAGCGTTATGATGCCCCCAATGCCTGTAACAAAACCTGAAACTCCCGCCTTGGCTACTTGTATATTTACAAGCCGCTTTGCTTTTACCTCTGTTGAGCCGCAGCCACTTAAATAATTCCGAGCAAGTTCTTCAGCAGTTTCAAGCCCAGGCAGCCCATTAACAGAGCGCTCATAGCAATAATCCAGAGTTTTCATTAATATTCCTTCATTTAGTTCAGTCATGCCTCGTTTCTCCTTAGCAAAGACGACCGGCTGGCCACCTCTACTGAATTGCACCCATGGGTTTTGCAAGATACTTTTCCATATCCACTAAAACCTTCTTCGATTCAAACTGTATATTTTCTATAAAAGTATGAATTTTTGCCTCATCTTCAAATTTGCCATTCATTTTTATGAGAGCCGCCTCCATCCTAAATGCTTCACTTTTAAGAGCTGTAGCGCCAACATTGGCAGACATTCCCTTAATCAAATGAATCTGCTTTTTTAACCCCTCTAAATTTCTCGCTTCAAACTGAGTTTTAAGAAACTCTATCTGTTGCGGCGCATCCTCAACGAAAGCCTCCCACATATCTCTGAGAATAACCTCATCATTATTAACTCTTTTTAGCGTTTTCTTTATGTTTAAAGACATGGCAGAGGTCCTTTGAGCCGGTAATGTATGTTGTGCCGGAGGAAAATCATCAGGGATGATTTCCGGAATTTCAATGCCTGTCTGCACACCTGCTGTGTATTTGTTAATTAATGCGTATAAATCATTAGCCTCCATTGGTTTTGAAATATAATCAGTCATGCCGGATTCCAAACATCGCTCACGGTCTCCTCTTAACGCATTGGCTGTCATTGCAATGATTGGCACATCTCTGTTTATCTCACACTCTTTTGAGCTTCTTATAAGCCTTGTCGCCTCTAAACCATCCATCTCCGGCATCTGAACATCCATGAGAATTAAATCAAACCGGATTTTAGCTGTTACATCTGCCACCTCACGTCCATTTCCAACAACTACCGGCATAATCCCGTGCTTTTGCAAAAGTTTGACGGCAAGTGTTTGGTTTACTATGTTATCCTCAGCTACCAAAATATTAAGAGACCTTCTTGAACTTTGCACCATATGGCGAGTCAGAAGCGGCGCCAGAGGGTTATCCCAATTCTCGGTTAGCAAAGAGAGTATTTCCATTAAGTCAGATTTATAAATTGGTTTAACCATAAACCCAGAAATGCCAAGAGCCCGACACTGTGCATCATCTCCTTTTAACCCGGCAGATACAAGCAAAATTATTTTAACCTGCGATATTTTTTTCAAAGCTCTCACAGTTTTAGAAAATGTAAAGCCGTCCATGTCTGCCAGTTCGAAATCTAACACTACGATGTCATACTCCACAGGTGAAAAGTTAAGCTTACCAATTGCCTCATAACCGTTTGAAGCAGTGTCAACATAAAGACCCTCGCTGCGTATCATTTCGGCTGTCTTTTTGCTTAAAGCAGTATTGCTGTCAACTACAAGTATGCGCTTTGTGTTGAATTCGATCTTTTCCACTTTTGGGGTGTCTGACTCAGATTTTGATAACACCGTAAATTTGGAAGTGAAACAGAAAGTACTGCCCTTGCCAGGTTCGCTTTCCACCCATATATCGCCGCCAAGCATTGCCACCACTTTTTTCACTATCGCAAGCCCCAGCCCTGTACCTTCATATTTTTTAGTTGAGAAACTCTCCACCCGGGTAAAACTGTCAAAAATTCCGTCTAAGTTTCCTGCCGGAATTCCTATTCCGGTATCAGATATTGAAAAAAATACCATCTGAGTTTCTTCGTTAGAAGGCATGTCTGTATTTAAGACTTTATGAGCTAAATTCACTTTCAACTCTATTTCACCTTGCTCTGTAAACTTCACTGAGTTGCCAATCAGATTAACCAGCACCTGCCGCAACCTTCCGGCATCTCCTTTTAGTGCAGTTTGCACATCTGGTGAGATTTCAACACTAAGACTTACCCCTTTGTTTCTTGCAGTAATTGCAAGGGGTTCAACTGCGGTTTTTATAGTGTTAAGCAAATCAAAATCTGTTTCCTGTTTTTCCATTTTACCGGCTTCTATCTTGGAGAAATCCAGTACGTCGTTTATAAGATTAAGCAGGTGGTTTGACGAGTCCTTAACTATGTTGAGATACTCTCTTTGCTCGCTGTCAAGGAGAGTATCCAGTGCAAGGTTAGTCATTCCGATTATGCCGTTCATAGGAGTGCGAAACTCATGGCTCATGCTGGCTAAAAATGTGCTTTTTGCCCGATTTGCCGCCTCTGCCGCCTCTTTCGCTTTGAGTAACTCCACCTCGGTGTCCACATGTTCTGATATCTCATTTAGCAAAAGTGCGGTATATTCGCTAAGTTTGTGAGTTCTTTTCTCCACCTCTCGTTCTAACTCTTCAGTTTTACTCTTAATTCCTTTTTCACACTGCTTGCGTCTTTTTATATCTGTCAACATCATCGCATTGAATACACCCAAAAAAGATAAAACAATTATTATCAGAAATACATATAAAATATCTTTGAAAACATCTTTGTTAACCGATGAAAGATCCACAAGTAAATGTATATGCCAATTACTCTCCTTACTTTTTGATTCCTCCATAATATATTCAACATCGGAATATTTATCATTTGTGGAACTCTTTTGGCGGAGTGTCACTATATGTAAATCATTTTTCTCGATTGATTTCACTATTGGAAGCGGCGGTAATGGATTTGCACCGTATTGCTTGCTGTCTTTAATTTTTTGTAAAATCTGGTCTGACAATTTATAAATACTGTGGAACAGGTATTCTTTTTCATTTGAGGTAAAAACAACATCATTATTATCCACAAGCAGCAATATTCCTTTGACTTCATGCGTTTGCGGCTCAAAAAATTTCAAATCAAATTTGATCACAGCCACTCCAACTATATCTTTACCATCAGTGACAGGATATGCAGAAAAATACCCAAGTTTATTTGTAACAACGCCAAGGGCAATAAATGCGTTTGCTTTCCCTTTAATTGCACTCTGAAAATATTCCCTGAAAATATAATTTTTACCAATAAAACTTTCAGCAGATTTGAAGTTGCTTGATGACAGCGTAAGTCCGTCTTTGTTGATTATATAGGTTACAGCACCGTTAACAGAGGAATTAAACACCGACAGGTATTCATTCAGTTTATTGATTTCAGTTGGATGCTTACAAAACTCTATGACTGAAGGATTTTCAGACAGGATTCGCGTTTGTGTAGAGTAGTTATTTATTTTGTCTGACAAGTAGAATTCGTATATGTGTAATTGTTCCAACGCTCCTTCGTGAAGCTCTTGCATTGTAACGTTTTTTGCCAAAACGGCAGTGATTACCA from Nitrospirota bacterium carries:
- a CDS encoding EcsC family protein; this encodes MTELNEGILMKTLDYCYERSVNGLPGLETAEELARNYLSGCGSTEVKAKRLVNIQVAKAGVSGFVTGIGGIITLPVAIPANLASILYLQIRMIAAVAAMGGHDIRTDEIKSLVYLCLCGSASANIMKDLGLLITNTQMASAVRGISRVTITKINQAVGFRLLTRFGRGGLVNIAKAAPLVGGIIGGIVDAITTKASGKFAINYFLRNS
- a CDS encoding YbaB/EbfC family nucleoid-associated protein, which gives rise to MSKKMLGNIMREAQKLQEKMVKMQEEASQKTAEASAGGGMVTAVASGAGAIVSVTIDKEVVNPDDLEMLQDLVVAACNEALKRAHELVQDDLSKVTGGLQLPGMGDIAGLFGK
- a CDS encoding response regulator, with the protein product MRILIAEDDFASRTMLQRFLEDYGDVDVTVNGEEAVDVFNLAIDDNEPYELICLDIVMPEMDGLKALKAIRDKEKSMGITSDTEVKIVMTTSKDSTKEVMDAYYWSGCNDYLVKPIDLQKLAALLEKYGFSKE
- a CDS encoding response regulator, giving the protein MKAYIKNVKDEMFKKHPLILIFYIIISLIALVITAVLAKNVTMQELHEGALEQLHIYEFYLSDKINNYSTQTRILSENPSVIEFCKHPTEINKLNEYLSVFNSSVNGAVTYIINKDGLTLSSSNFKSAESFIGKNYIFREYFQSAIKGKANAFIALGVVTNKLGYFSAYPVTDGKDIVGVAVIKFDLKFFEPQTHEVKGILLLVDNNDVVFTSNEKEYLFHSIYKLSDQILQKIKDSKQYGANPLPPLPIVKSIEKNDLHIVTLRQKSSTNDKYSDVEYIMEESKSKESNWHIHLLVDLSSVNKDVFKDILYVFLIIIVLSFLGVFNAMMLTDIKRRKQCEKGIKSKTEELEREVEKRTHKLSEYTALLLNEISEHVDTEVELLKAKEAAEAANRAKSTFLASMSHEFRTPMNGIIGMTNLALDTLLDSEQREYLNIVKDSSNHLLNLINDVLDFSKIEAGKMEKQETDFDLLNTIKTAVEPLAITARNKGVSLSVEISPDVQTALKGDAGRLRQVLVNLIGNSVKFTEQGEIELKVNLAHKVLNTDMPSNEETQMVFFSISDTGIGIPAGNLDGIFDSFTRVESFSTKKYEGTGLGLAIVKKVVAMLGGDIWVESEPGKGSTFCFTSKFTVLSKSESDTPKVEKIEFNTKRILVVDSNTALSKKTAEMIRSEGLYVDTASNGYEAIGKLNFSPVEYDIVVLDFELADMDGFTFSKTVRALKKISQVKIILLVSAGLKGDDAQCRALGISGFMVKPIYKSDLMEILSLLTENWDNPLAPLLTRHMVQSSRRSLNILVAEDNIVNQTLAVKLLQKHGIMPVVVGNGREVADVTAKIRFDLILMDVQMPEMDGLEATRLIRSSKECEINRDVPIIAMTANALRGDRERCLESGMTDYISKPMEANDLYALINKYTAGVQTGIEIPEIIPDDFPPAQHTLPAQRTSAMSLNIKKTLKRVNNDEVILRDMWEAFVEDAPQQIEFLKTQFEARNLEGLKKQIHLIKGMSANVGATALKSEAFRMEAALIKMNGKFEDEAKIHTFIENIQFESKKVLVDMEKYLAKPMGAIQ
- the recR gene encoding recombination protein RecR — encoded protein: MSHGIIETLVSELMRLPTIGRKTAQRLAFYILSMPEDEAKSIARAILDVKEKARLCNVCFNISEEETCQLCKDNSRDSGKICVVEEPGNVSVIEKTGLFNGRYHVLHGSLSPIDGITPEKLKLEALSDRVKTGTVSEVILATNPNTKGEMTAQYIANLLRPYKIVVTRIAYGLPMGGDIEFADEVTMGKSFQGRNVI